ACTTAACACCATTATGGATATCCGTTAAAGTAACATTAATTAGTACGATCATCGTATGTATCCTAGGTATCACTCTGGCTAAACTGATGTTTAACTATAAAGGTAAATTAAAGCCCATTATCGAAAGTGTCATCATGTTACCAATTGTATTACCACCAACTGTTATGGGTTTTATATTGCTTATTATATTTTCAAAAAATCAATTTTTCGGACAACTGTTAGATAATGTATTTCATATTAATGTCATTTTTTCGTGGATTGGTGCTGTCATTGCAGCCATTATTGTGAGCTTACCTTTAATGTATCAACATGTTATCAATGGTTTTCAAGCGATAAATCCAAAAATGCTCAACTCAGCTAGAACTATGGGAGCGAGTGAAGGAAAGATATTTAGAACGATTGTATTACCTTTGGCGAAGCGGTCTATATTCTCAGGTGTTGTCATGAGTTTTGCTAGAGGACTCGGAGAATTTGGCGCTACACTTATGATTGCTGGATACATTCCAGGATTAACGAACACGCTTCCTTTAGAAATATATTTCTTAGTGCAGTCAGGCGAAGAACATAAGGCATGGCTATGGGTAATAGTATTGATAACTTTTGCTATATGTGTAATAAGTACGATTAATTTATTAAATCAAAAGCATCATAAGTGGGAGTAGATATTTATGATTAATATTTCTATAAAAAAATCCATTAAAGATAGAACAATCAAATTAAATATCGAGTCTTCACAACCTAAAATTTATGCAGTTGTAGGTAAATCTGGTATTGGCAAATCTACTTTGTTAAATATCATTGCAGGTCTGACAGAAGCAGATGAATGTAAAATTATTATACAGAACAAAACATTAAGTGACGGTAACCATCTTATAAAAGTTCAAGAAAGAAAAATTGGATATTTATTTCAAGACTATCAACTATTTCCACATATGACCGTTCAAGAAAATATTCATTATATGAAGTCAGCAAGCAAAGAAACGGAACAGTTGATCAATCAGTTACGAATCAGTAATTGTTTAAATCAATACCCTTCAACGTTATCGGGTGGAGAATCCCAAAGAGTAGCATTATGTAGGGTATTAAGCGTAAAGCCGAACTTGCTGTTATTAGATGAGCCATTTTCGAGTTTGGATGATGAGACTAAAGAAGAAGGAATGGCACTTATAAAATCTATATTTAGGACGTGGCAAATTCCAATTATTCTTGTATCTCATTCTAAAAAAGAAGTTCAAACATTAGCAGATGAAATAATAGAAATAAAATAAAAAATCTCAGACTGTCGATAAAGTCACTTAAAGTGAACTTGTCGGCAGTCTTTTTTTGCTCACGTATTCCTCAGACAGCATTATACAAAATCATGAGAATAGGGATTTCATAAGGAACTATAGGTAATCCCCTAATATAAAAAGTTTGTGAAAAAAAATACAATTAATTTAGATAATAAAGGGCAATTATTAGGAGGTTCTATCGATGTCTAAATTAGGTTTGAAATTCTTTAAGCCAACTGAAAAATTTAATGGTAACTGGTCGATTTTAGAAGAGAAAAGTAGAGAATGGGAAAAGATGTATAGAGAGCGATGGAGTCATGACAAAGTGGTTAGGACTACACATGGTGTTAACTGTACTGGATCATGTTCGTGGAAAGTTTTCGTGAAAAATGGTGTTATAACATGGGAGAATCAACAGATTGATTATCCTTCATGTGGACCTGACATGCCTGAATTTGAACCGAGAGGATGTCCTCGTGGTGCTTCTTTTTCATGGTATGAATATAGCCCGTTACGTGTGAAATTCCCTTATGTTAGAGGGAAA
This portion of the Mammaliicoccus vitulinus genome encodes:
- the modB gene encoding molybdate ABC transporter permease subunit — its product is MPDLTPLWISVKVTLISTIIVCILGITLAKLMFNYKGKLKPIIESVIMLPIVLPPTVMGFILLIIFSKNQFFGQLLDNVFHINVIFSWIGAVIAAIIVSLPLMYQHVINGFQAINPKMLNSARTMGASEGKIFRTIVLPLAKRSIFSGVVMSFARGLGEFGATLMIAGYIPGLTNTLPLEIYFLVQSGEEHKAWLWVIVLITFAICVISTINLLNQKHHKWE
- a CDS encoding ATP-binding cassette domain-containing protein encodes the protein MINISIKKSIKDRTIKLNIESSQPKIYAVVGKSGIGKSTLLNIIAGLTEADECKIIIQNKTLSDGNHLIKVQERKIGYLFQDYQLFPHMTVQENIHYMKSASKETEQLINQLRISNCLNQYPSTLSGGESQRVALCRVLSVKPNLLLLDEPFSSLDDETKEEGMALIKSIFRTWQIPIILVSHSKKEVQTLADEIIEIK